A stretch of Henckelia pumila isolate YLH828 chromosome 4, ASM3356847v2, whole genome shotgun sequence DNA encodes these proteins:
- the LOC140894491 gene encoding uncharacterized protein yields MEINGSAGSFGAEKEFHSDSPQKKVVPPSSWKRKLSCNAPLAPEFSFKIGEILHLLPLGMRLFRHIKEEADKGAPTISDPNHKRLNTSYHGIPLGGIGCGSIGRSFKGEFQRFQVFPRTCEDTPVLANQFSVFVSRPNGGTSSTVLCPRSSKTVENKRGTGIGSWDWNLDGEKCTYHGLYPRAWTEYDGLPDPEISIVCRQISPFIPHNYKESSFPVAVFTFMLTNSGKTAADATVLFTWENSAGGTSGSTGNHHNKRTEMEGGVHSVLLHHSPTNGNPSVTYAIAAQETDEVHVSECPCFVISGKSKMINAKDMWNEIKEHRSFDALKHDDKPLPSEPGSSIGAAIAASVTIPSGSTRTVTFSLAWDSPEVRFYSGKTYHRRYTKFYGTQGNAATNIARDAILEHTNWELKIEEWQRPILEDKRLPEWYPLLLFNELYYLNAGGTIWTDGSLPMQSIATIGEQRFSLHGNNPVSDRTLDFAHQNDTSAEIFERMQTVSEKMHSPMYSNSAFGPFLLQNGDENVGQLLYLEGIEYHMWNTYDVHFYSSFALIMLFPELELSIQRDFAMAVMMHDSRKMQVMSDGTFVPRKALGAVPHDIGINDPWFEVNAYNFYNTDRWKDLNSKFVLQVYRDMVATGDKRFARAVWPAVFMAVAFMDQFDKDGDGMIENEGFPDQTYDAWTVTGVSAYCGGLWVAALQAASAMARELGDNSSADYLWFKFEKAKSAYDKKLWNGSYFNYDSSSAKTSTSIHADQLAGQWYAGACGLSPIADEKKIESVLEKIYNFNVLKFEGGTRGAINGMQANGKVDMSAMQSREVWAGVTYSLAATMIQEDKIDMAFKIAFGIHEAAWSEKGLGVSFQTPEAWTSEGEFRSLSYMRPLAVWSMQWALSNPKPWKQGVRSESSLVQQHAGFEKVAHLLKLPKQELPKSYIQLFHEFLVRKSIV; encoded by the exons ATGGAGATTAATGGTTCTGCAGGTAGTTTCGGAGCAGAGAAGGAATTTCATTCAGATTCCCCACAAAAAAAG GTTGTTCCACCATCGAGCTGGAAGCGTAAACTCAGTTGCAATGCCCCTCTCGCTCCTGAGTTCTCTTTCAAAATCGGAGAAATTTTGCATCTG CTTCCACTGGGCATGCGGTTGTTTCGGCATATAAAGGAAGAAGCTGACAAGGGAGCT CCAACGATCTCTGATCCCAATCATAAGCGACTCAACACTAGTTACCATGGCATTCCCTTGGGTGGTATTGG TTGTGGAAGCATTGGAAGAAGTTTCAAAGGGGAGTTCCAACGGTTTCAAGTCTTCCCTAGGACATGCGAAGATACCCCTGTTCTCGCAAACCAGTTTTCG GTTTTTGTTTCACGTCCCAATGGAGGCACATCCTCCACAGTTTTGTGCCCCAGAAGTTCAAAAACCGTCGA AAACAAAAGAGGAACAGGCATTGGCTCTTGGGATTGGAACCTTGATGGTGAGAAATGCACTTACCACGGTTTATATCCAAGAGCTTGGACGGAATATGACG GTTTACCTGATCCAGAAATCAGCATTGTATGTCGTCAGATTTCTCCGTTTATTCCACATAATTACAAAGAGAGCAGCTTCCCTGTAGCTGTTTTCACATTTATG CTCACCAACTCAGGGAAGACTGCTGCTGATGCGACGGTGCTTTTTACGTGGGAG AACTCTGCTGGTGGAACTTCAGGATCTACTGGTAATCATCATAACAAAAGGACAGA GATGGAAGGTGGTGTACATAGCGTGCTTCTGCATCACAG TCCTACAAATGGCAACCCTTCTGTGACTTATGCCATAGCTGCTCAAGAGACGGATGAGGTTCATGTATCAGAATGTCCTTGCTTTGTGATATCTGGAAAGTCCAAAATGATAAATGCAAAAGATATGTGGAATGAAATTAAAGAG CATAGGTCATTTGACGCCCTTAAACATGATGACAAGCCTCTGCCTTCAGAGCCAGGGTCATCTATAGGAGCTGCTATAGCCGCGTCTGTTACCATTCCTTCTGGATCCACTCGCACCGTGACTTTTTCACTAGCGTGGGACAGTCCTGAAGTAAGATTTTACAGTGGGAAAACATACCACAG GCGCTATACAAAATTTTATGGTACCCAGGGGAACGCTGCAACAAATATTGCACGCGATGCCATATTAG AACACACAAACTGGGAGCTCAAGATTGAAGAATGGCAAAGGCCAATCCTTGAAGACAAAAGGCTTCCAGAATG GTACCCTTTACTACTTTTCAATGAGCTCTATTACCTTAACGCCGGAGGAACGATCTGGACAG ATGGATCCCTACCAATGCAAAGTATTGCAACTATTGGAGAGCAGAGATTCTCCCTTCATGGGAACAATCCAGTCTCTGATAGAACTCTTGATTTTGCCCATCAGAACGACACCTCTGCAGAAATATTCGAAAGGATGCAAACTGTTTCAGAGAAAATGCACTCTCCAATGTATTCAAATTCAGCTTTTGGACCATTTTTGCTTCAGAATGGAGATGAGAATGTTGGCCAGCTTTTATATCTAGAAGGAATCGAATATCACATGTGGAATACCTATGATGTCCACTTTTATTCATCTTTTGCGCTAATAATGCTATTTCCAGAGCTGGAGCTGAGTATTCAAAGAGATTTTGCAATGGCAGTTATGATGCATGATTCACGTAAAATGCAAGTAATGAGCGACGGTACATTTGTTCCACGAAAAGCTCTTGGTGCCGTTCCTCATGATATTGGGATCAACGACCCATGGTTTGAAGTAAACGCTTACAACTTTTACAACACAGACAGGTGGAAAGATTTGAACTCAAAATTTGTCCTTCAAGTATACAGAGATATGGTTGCCACCGGGGATAAAAGGTTTGCGCGGGCTGTTTGGCCTGCCGTGTTCATGGCAGTAGCTTTCATGGATCAGTTCGATAAAGATGGCGATGGTATGATAGAGAATGAAGGATTCCCTGATCAGACATATGACGCATGGACCGTTACAGGTGTTAGCGCGTATTGTGGTGGTTTATGGGTGGCAGCCCTTCAAGCTGCCTCGGCAATGGCACGTGAACTTGGTGACAATTCATCTGCTGATTACCTATGGTTTAAATTTGAGAAGGCAAAGTCTGCATATGATAAGAAATTGTGGAACGGCTCTTACTTCAACTATGACAGCAGCTCTGCTAAAACCAGCACATCAATTCATGCAGATCAATTGGCGGGTCAATG GTATGCTGGAGCTTGTGGCCTTTCACCCATCGCCGacgaaaagaaaatagaaagtgtgctcgaaaaaatatataatttcaacgTGCTGAAATTCGAGGGAGGGACTAGGGGTGCCATCAATGGGATGCAGGCAAATGGAAAAGTGGACATGTCCGCGATGCAGTCGAGAGAAGTGTGGGCTGGAGTTACTTATTCTCTCGCTGCCACCATGATACAAGAGGATAAGATAGATATGGCATTCAAGATAGCATTTGGCATACACGAAGCTGCCTGGTCTGAAAAGGGGCTCGG AGTATCTTTCCAAACACCGGAAGCGTGGACTTCAGAAGGCGAGTTTAGATCACTGTCCTACATGCGGCCGCTGGCTGTATGGTCGATGCAGTGGGCCTTATCGAACCCGAAGCCGTGGAAACAAGGAGTCAGATCAGAAAGCTCTTTGGTGCAGCAGCATGCAGGATTTGAGAAGGTGGCACATCTCTTGAAGTTGCCAAAACAAGAGCTTCCTAAGAGTTATATACAGTTGTTCCATGAATTTCTTGTTAGGAAGTCAATAGTATGA